Proteins co-encoded in one Oreochromis aureus strain Israel breed Guangdong linkage group 3, ZZ_aureus, whole genome shotgun sequence genomic window:
- the LOC116320087 gene encoding LOW QUALITY PROTEIN: deleted in malignant brain tumors 1 protein-like (The sequence of the model RefSeq protein was modified relative to this genomic sequence to represent the inferred CDS: substituted 2 bases at 2 genomic stop codons): MDNFLEKLEAAVNTQNKTSERKLDNILEKLTASGGSSFSGPGSTRCSGRVEIYQNNVWGTVCDDGWDLNDAHMVCRQLNCGSALGALQLAHFGQGTGQIWLDDVGCSGNESSLTTCVHNEFGSHNCDHREDAGVICSDPIRLSGPGSTRCSGRVEVYHNNSWGTVCDDGWDLNDAHVVCRQLNCGSLALGALQLAHFGQGTGQIWLDDVGCSGNESSLTTCVHNEFGSHNCDHREDAGVICSDPIRLSGPGSTRCSGRVEVYHNNSWGTVCDDGWDLNDAHVVCRQLNCGSALGALQLAHFGQGTGQIWLDDVGCSGNESSLTTCVHNEFGSHNCDHREDAGVICSDPIRLSGSGSTQCSGRVEVYHNNSWGTVCDDGWDLNDAEVVCRQINCGSALEVPQSAHFGAGTGQIWLDNVTCSGNESSLTECQHSRFGSNTCEHGHDAAVICSDLIRLAGSGSSRCSGRVEIFHNNIWGTVSDSNWNLNDAEVVCRQLNCGAALEATQSSKFGDIRLTGPGSTRCSGRIEVYHNNSWGTVCDDGWDLNDAHVVCRQLNCGSALGALQLAHFGQGTGQIWLDDVGCSGNESSLTTCVHNEFGSHNCDHREDAGVICSVLVIXLIGPIRLAGPGSTRCSGRVEVYHNNSWGTVCDDGWDLNDAQVVCRQLNCGSALEVPPSAHFGAGTGQIWLDNVACSGNERSLAECQHNGFGTNRCGHRQDAAVICSGPVRLAGPGSTRCSGRIEVYHNNIWGTVCDDGWDLNDAEVVCRQLNCGSALEVPQSAHFGAGTGQIWLDDVTCSGSESSLAECQHSGFGTHNCGHFEDAGVICSVLVIXLIGLIRLAGPRSTQCSGRVEVYHNNSWGTVCDDGWDLNDAQVVCRQINCGSALEAPQSAHFGAGTGQIWLDDVACLGNESSLTECQHSEFGSHNCGHSEDAGVICSACGRIVKNTGSLPWQVIIDPRGEFWCEGSLITNQWVLTAASCISHDKLSNKVVHLGQHIQSAFSQNVVIR; this comes from the exons ATGGATAACTTCTTGGAGAAGCTTGAGGCTGCCGTGAAcactcagaataagacctctgagCGAAAACTGGataacatcttggagaagctcacggcg tctggggggagttctttTTCTGGGCCTGGATCAACTCGAtgctctggcagagttgaaaTTTACCAAAATAACgtctggggaacagtctgtgatgatggctgggacttaaatgatgctcacATGGTCTGCAGACAAttaaactgtgggtcggcactCGGGGCTCTTCAATTAGCTCACTTCGGTCaaggaactggacagatttggcttgatGATGTGggctgttcaggaaatgaaagttctctaactacATGTGTACACAATGAATTTGGATCACACAACTGTGATCACAGGGAGGAtgctggtgtcatctgttcag ATCCGATCAGATTATCTGGACCTGGATCAACTCGAtgctctggcagagttgaagtttatcacaataacagctgggggacagtctgtgatgatggctgggacttaaatgatgctcacGTGGTCTGCAGACAATTAAACTGTGGGTCCTTAGCACTCGGGGCTCTTCAATTAGCTCACTTCGGTCaaggaactggacagatttggcttgatGATGTGggctgttcaggaaatgaaagttcacTAACTACATGTGTACACAATGAATTTGGATCACACAACTGTGATCACAGGGAGGAtgctggtgtcatctgttcag ATCCGATCAGATTATCTGGACCTGGATCAACTCGAtgctctggcagagttgaagtttatcacaataacagctgggggacagtctgtgatgatggctgggacttaaatgatgctcacGTGGTCTGCAGACAATTAAACTGTGGGTCAGCACTCGGGGCTCTTCAATTAGCTCACTTCGGTCaaggaactggacagatttggcttgatGATGTGggctgttcaggaaatgaaagttcacTAACTACATGTGTACACAATGAATTTGGATCACACAACTGTGATCACAGGGAGGAtgctggtgtcatctgttcag ATCCGATCAGATTATCTGGATCTGGATCAACTCAAtgctctggcagagttgaagtttatcacaataacagctggggaacagtctgtgatgatggctgggacttaaatgatgctgaggtggtttgcagacagataaactgtgggtctgcactggaagttcctcaatcagctcactttggtgcaggaactggacagatctGGCTTGAcaatgtgacctgttcaggaaatgaaagttctctaactgagtgtcaacacagtagatttggatcaaacacatgtgaacatggtcatgatgctgctgtcatctgttcag ATCTGATCAGATTAGCTGGGTCTGGATCATCTCGAtgctctggcagagttgaaatctttcacaataacatctggggAACAGTCTCTGATTCCAACTGgaacttaaatgatgctgaggtggtttgcagacagttaaactgtggggcGGCACTAGAAGCTACTCAATCATCTAaatttg gtgaCATCAGATTAACTGGACCTGGATCAACTCGATGTTCTGGCAGAAttgaagtttatcacaataacagctggggaacagtctgtgatgatggctgggacttaaatgatgctcacGTGGTCTGCAGACAAttaaactgtgggtcggcactCGGGGCTCTTCAATTAGCTCACTTCGGTCaaggaactggacagatttggcttgatGATGTGggctgttcaggaaatgaaagttcgcTAACTACATGTGTACACAATGAATTTGGATCACACAACTGTGATCACAGGGAGGAtgctggtgtcatctgttcag TTCTTGTCATTTAACTGATAGGTCCGATCAGATTAGCTGGGCCTGGATCAACTCgatgttctggcagagttgaagtttatcacaataacagctggggaacagtctgtgatgatggctgggacttaaatgatgctcaggtggtttgcagacagttaaactgtgggtcggcactggaagttcctccatcagctcactttggtgcaggaactggacagatttggcttgatAATGTGGCTTGTTCGGGAAATGAACGTTCTCTAGCTGAGTGTCAACACAATGGATTTGGAACAAACCGCTGTGGACATcgtcaggatgctgctgtcatctgttcag GTCCAGTCAGATTAGCTGGGCCTGGATCAACTCGATGTTCTGGCAGAAttgaagtttatcacaataacatctggggaacagtctgtgatgatggctgggacttaaatgatgctgaggtggtttgcagacagttaaactgtgggtccgcactggaagttcctcaatcagctcactttggtgcaggaactggacagatctGGCTTGAtgatgtgacctgttcaggaagtGAAAGTTCTCTAGctgagtgtcaacacagtggatttggaaCACACAACTGTGGACATTTTGAGGAtgctggtgtcatctgttcag TTCTTGTCATTTAACTGATAGGTCTGATCAGATTAGCTGGGCCTCGATCAACTCAATGCTCTGGCAGGgttgaagtttatcacaataacagctggggaacagtctgtgatgatggctgggacttaaatgatgctcaggtggtttgcagacagataAACTGTGGGTCAGCACTGGAAGCTCCTCAatcagctcactttggtgcaggaactggacagatttggcttgatGATGTGGCCTGTttaggaaatgaaagttctctaactgagtgtcaacacagtgAATTTGGATCACACAACTGTGGACATAGtgaggatgctggtgttatctgttcag cATGTGGTAGGATTGTGAAAAACACAGGAAGTTTGCCCTGGCAGGTCATTATAGACCCACGTGGAGAGTTTTGGTGTGAAGGGTCTCTGATTACCAACCAGTGGGTGCTGACAGCTGCTTCCTGTATATCACA